The following DNA comes from Paraburkholderia sp. PGU19.
TCAGCAACGCCCGGTCGTAAAGATGCAGGATGAACACGGGCGTATCAGGTGCAACGGCATTCAGTTCCGCGATCGTGGGAAGCCGCTTCTCGACGAACTGCTGCTCGGTGAAGCCACCGACCACACGGACCCACTGCGGTGGTGGCGTAACGGCCACCTGGCGCTTGAGCATGTTCATCGCGTCGGCGAGCGTGCGCACGCCGTCCCACCGCAGTTCCATGTTGAAGTTCAAGCCGCCACGCACGACGTGTGTGTGATTGTCGATCAGTCCCGGCAGAACGGAACGTCCCTTCAGGTCAACGACTCTTGTCGCGATACCTGCCAACGAGATGATGTCGGCATTGTCGCCAACGGCGATGAATTTCCCGTCCTTGATGGCGACCGCACTCGCCGTTGGGTTCGCCTGGTTCAGCGTCGTGAAGCGGCCATTGTGCAGAACCAGGTCCGGGGATTTTGCGGCGGTGTTCATGAGCGCGCCTCCTCGTTCCCAGCAGTTTTGTGAGCAGCCGTGACGCGAGAGATGCCGTGCTGCAATGAGCCTGATACCGTGGTTGCCTCGTCCGATGCGCGTGCCACCGTTGAGCGAACAGCGCCAAAAAAATATTGCTCACTGAGTGGAAGGAGCTGCTCTCCAGCGAGAATGCCGAGCAGGCCGACAAGTGCAACCAGCGGTGGGGCCGGCGACCGTACGCCAATCAGGTGGTAGATGACACCGACCAGAACGCCGGCACCTAGTGAAAACAGATAGATTTTCATGGGTTCATCTCTCTTGCAGCGGGCAGCATCAGATCGGGCTTGTCTGAAGCAGATGACGCAACTACTCCTGCCGACCGGTGGCGTCACGCCGCGCGGCCAGCATCGGAACATCAAATGAAATGGGGGACGGCCGATTACCTGGCGGGAACTGCGGGCACGATCTCGTGGTGATCAGCTACGCGCTGTGGCGCCTTGTGCACCATGGTGTAGGCGTAGTCCACGCCCATCCCGTACGCACCGGAATGTTCCCGGACCACGTTCATGACGGCGTCGTAGGTATCCCGACGCGCCCAGTCGCGCTGCCATTCGAGCATCACCTGTTGCCACGTCACGGGCACGACGCCGGCCTGGATCATGCGCTGCATCGCATAGTCGTGTCCGTCCTTCGACGTGCCCCCCGAGGCATCCTCAACCATGTAGATCTCATAGCCGCCTTCCAGCATGGCGCTGAGGGCGAAGGTGTTGTTGCAAACCTCCGTCCACAGGCCGGAAACCACGATCTTGTTGCGTCCATTCGCGGCCAGCGCGTCACGAACCTTCTGGTCATCCCAGGAGTTCATCGACGTGCGTTCGAGCACCGGCTGACCGGGAAATACGTCGAGCAGTTCGGGGTACGTAAAGCCCGAGAAACTTTGCGATTCGACCGACGTGATGGTGGTCGGAATGCCGAATACTTTTGCTGCCTTGGCGAGTCCCACCACATTGTTCTTCAGCACCTGCCGGTCAATGGATTGGACGCCGAATGCCATCTGCGGCTGCTGGTCGATGAAAAGCAGCTGGGAGTTTTGCGGGGTCAGTACTTCAAGCTTGGGGTTGGTCATGGTGAGTTCCTGTCAGGGTGTCTGGATGGTCAGGCTTGCTTCAACGTTTCGATGGCATCCAGCACATGCGTGCTGTATGTGATGGCGGCACCAGCGTTCAGATTGATGGCAACGCCCAGCGCTTCCGCGATCTCGTCATCGGACACGCCGAGCTTGACGGCCTCGGCGGCATGAAAGGCAATGCAGCCATCGCAGCGTGTAGTGACTGCGACGGCCAGCGCGATCAGTTCCCGCGTCTTCGCACCAAGGTGATTCGTGTTGACGCCCGCACCGGCGACAAGGGCAAATCCGCGAATGGTGTCCGGCGTGCGTGTGGACAGTTCCTTGATGCGGGAATTGATGTCCTTAATCGTCTCTTTCCACTCGATCATGAGATAACTCCAATAGGAATACATAAGATGTAAGCGCGAACCGGCCGCTCAGCCTGTCCACTGCCCGCCAGCTTCGGGTCAATGTGGTTCATCGACTCTGGGCGTCAACGAATTGACTGAGACGAATGCTAATCGGGCGTCCGGCACACGTCTTCTGGAGACATGCAAAAAGCTTTGAAAGCATCCTATATCTTTGATTTTTATAGATTTATTCTGTACTATTGAAGCGAACGAATGGGCGTGCAGCGGCCATCAACTTCCCCGATCGGCTGGTGAAATGAACCTTATCGAGATGCTCCAGGCCGCCGGTATCGACGGAAACAAGGCCGACTTCTATCTGTCCTCGCTCGAGCTCGGCGAGGCGACCGTCGCTTCGATCGCCCAGAAGGCGGGAATCGGCCGCACCAACGCGTATGAAGTGCTTGATCGGCTGCTCGCTGACGGACTCGTCGCGACCGTACAGAAAGGCGCGCGCAGCTACGTGATTCCGCAGGATCCGATCGCCCTGCTCAGGCGCATCGAAGCGCAACGTCAGCTCGTTCAGGAAGTGCTCCCGCGGCTGCGTTCGATTCACAACTCAGCGGGTGGAAAACCGAAGGTGCGCTATTTCTCGGGCATCGAAGGGATCAAGACCGTGCTCAACGAAACGCTCGACTGTCAGAGCATGGAGTTGCGCGCCGTGATGTCGAACAGCGAGCTGTTTCAGATGCCGGGCTTCGAGGTGATCAGGGATATCGCCGTGCGACGCGCCCGTGCGGGCATCAAGCTGCGCGTGATCCGCTCGGGTCCGGGCGATACACGCGATCTGTGGCGAACGTCGACGCGCGATCTCCGTGAACTCCGCTTTGCGCCGGCCGACTTCGAAGTGGGTATCACGACCTATCTGTACGACGACACCGTTGCTTTCATTTCATCGCGGGCCGAGCACTACGCGCTGTCCATTCAAAGCACGGAGTTCTTTGCGTTCGAGTGCAGTCTGTTCGAGGTGCTGTGGAGCGCGAGCACGCCCGATCGGTTCGACAAATCCGTCTGAACCGATTACGTTCGCGCCGGTAACATGGAGTGCTAATCCAAACACGCGGACCGGAAAGATAAGCGAGCCCGCGTGTCAGTGTGGCCGATGCCTTCTGATGGCGGTACGGCCGATCCTGGCGGCCGTACTGGCGCAATAGCAATTTGACGAATGAAATCCGACAGGCGCCTGGCAGCCGACATTACGGCTTCCAGGCGCGCGATCTCACGCTGACATTTGCCCCCTGCTATTGCCCTTAATGAGCGGACCCTCCTGCCTTATTCCATTTCTAATTCAATAGTGAAATAATAAGCGCACCTTTCTTGTGTTGAGGGATGTGCGATGGTTCGTCAAGCGAGTGGTGGTGAAGTTCTCGAAAGGGCGAAGCGGCTCGTGGTCGAGGCCAGGACGGTAGATGAATTGCGGCAGGCACAAGCAGTACTGTTACCGCTGGAATTCGGGCTGACGCTCGCGCAGACCGCGCAAGCGATTGGCGTGTCGGTCGGCTGGGCCTGTCAGTTGCGCCGGCGCTTCATCCTGGCGGGCGGGCTGCCTGAGGTCGACCGCCCCACGCCAGGTGGTCGCCGCCGGGAGAATATGACGCGAGAAGAAGAGGCGGCCTTTCTTGCGCCCTTCTTCGAGAAGGCCAGTGCGGGCGGCATCCTGGTGGTGGGCGAGATCAAGCAGGCGCTGGACGAACGACTTGGGCGCAAGGTTGCCCTGGCTTCCGCCTACAACCTGCTACACCGTCATGGCTGGCGCAAGCTGGCACCCGACAAGCGACACCCCCAGGCCGATGTGGCCGCCCAGGACGCCTGGAAAAAAAACTCCCCGACGTCATCCTCGAAATCGAGCGCGCGTGGCCGGGCCAAGGGGCGATCCGCCTGATGTTTCAGGACGAAGCGCGCTTCGGTCGCATCTCCGACACGCGGCGTTGCTGGTGCCCCAAACCCACTCGCCCGCTGTGTCAGGCGATGGTGACGCAGGAGTACACGTACGCTTATGCCGCCGTCTCCGTGACTGATGGCGCACTCGACTC
Coding sequences within:
- a CDS encoding winged helix-turn-helix domain-containing protein, whose product is MVRQASGGEVLERAKRLVVEARTVDELRQAQAVLLPLEFGLTLAQTAQAIGVSVGWACQLRRRFILAGGLPEVDRPTPGGRRRENMTREEEAAFLAPFFEKASAGGILVVGEIKQALDERLGRKVALASAYNLLHRHGWRKLAPDKRHPQADVAAQDAWKKNSPTSSSKSSARGRAKGRSA
- a CDS encoding DUF1427 family protein, which translates into the protein MKIYLFSLGAGVLVGVIYHLIGVRSPAPPLVALVGLLGILAGEQLLPLSEQYFFGAVRSTVARASDEATTVSGSLQHGISRVTAAHKTAGNEEARS
- a CDS encoding hydrolase; its protein translation is MTNPKLEVLTPQNSQLLFIDQQPQMAFGVQSIDRQVLKNNVVGLAKAAKVFGIPTTITSVESQSFSGFTYPELLDVFPGQPVLERTSMNSWDDQKVRDALAANGRNKIVVSGLWTEVCNNTFALSAMLEGGYEIYMVEDASGGTSKDGHDYAMQRMIQAGVVPVTWQQVMLEWQRDWARRDTYDAVMNVVREHSGAYGMGVDYAYTMVHKAPQRVADHHEIVPAVPAR
- a CDS encoding helix-turn-helix domain-containing protein, which codes for MNLIEMLQAAGIDGNKADFYLSSLELGEATVASIAQKAGIGRTNAYEVLDRLLADGLVATVQKGARSYVIPQDPIALLRRIEAQRQLVQEVLPRLRSIHNSAGGKPKVRYFSGIEGIKTVLNETLDCQSMELRAVMSNSELFQMPGFEVIRDIAVRRARAGIKLRVIRSGPGDTRDLWRTSTRDLRELRFAPADFEVGITTYLYDDTVAFISSRAEHYALSIQSTEFFAFECSLFEVLWSASTPDRFDKSV
- a CDS encoding carboxymuconolactone decarboxylase family protein, translating into MIEWKETIKDINSRIKELSTRTPDTIRGFALVAGAGVNTNHLGAKTRELIALAVAVTTRCDGCIAFHAAEAVKLGVSDDEIAEALGVAINLNAGAAITYSTHVLDAIETLKQA